The Erigeron canadensis isolate Cc75 chromosome 4, C_canadensis_v1, whole genome shotgun sequence genome window below encodes:
- the LOC122597494 gene encoding uncharacterized protein LOC122597494, which translates to MSNLAKLEFAALDITGKNYLSWVLDAEIHLDANNLGDTIKEENTTSAQDKAKAMIFLRYHIHELLKNEYLTVKDPIVLWTNLKSRYDYQKSVRLPNAHHEWHSLRLQDFKSISEYNSAMFRITSQMNLCGADITDEDMLEKHFPPFMPQTLSCNNNIVKRALPNIVN; encoded by the coding sequence ATGTCGAATCTTGCAAAACTTGAGTTTGCGGCACTAGATATCACTGGGAAAAATTACTTGTCATGGGTATTGGATGCCGAAATCCATTTGGATGCTAACAATCTTGGGGATAcaattaaagaagaaaatacGACTAGTGCCCAAGATAAAGCAAAGGCGATGATATTTTTACGCTATCATATCCATGAGTTATTGAAAAATGAATACCTTACTGTGAAAGACCCAATTGTCCTATGGACCAATTTGAAGTCGAGGTATGACTACCAAAAATCGGTGAGATTGCCAAATGCTCATCATGAATGGCACAGTTTAAGATTGCAAGACTTTAAGTCTATAAGTGAGTATAACTCAGCCATGTTTAGAATCACATCACAAATGAATTTATGTGGTGCTGATATTACTGATGAGGATATGTTGGAAAAACATTTTCCACCTTTCATGCCTCAAACATTGTCTTGCAACAACAATATCGTGAAAAGGGCTTTACCAAATATAGTGAATTAA